The following DNA comes from Brienomyrus brachyistius isolate T26 unplaced genomic scaffold, BBRACH_0.4 scaffold38, whole genome shotgun sequence.
GAGAAACAATCTCTGGCAAAATGGGGTCAACAACCTCAATGTCAGTGAGCTCACTTGGGGTCTATCCTTCCGCACGTCTGAGGAGTCTCCAATTTCTCCTGAGAACAGTACCAGAGTGTACCTGGAGGTCGTAGGATCGAGTATCAACTTGCTTTACCACTTTTCCTAGTTTCCAAACAGCATGGGGAttcaaagtcaaagtcaaagtaaactttattgtcatctctgctatatactgtacaggtacatagagagacgagatgacgtggctccagtttttttccagtgcagacgagagaaagacatgtaacaaataggcacgtggtaaacaaagtaaataaatataaggtatacaAAAAGTATACTATACTTGGAGATAGAGGTAGAGGAGGTTACAATACACTGTAAACCCGAACAGTACTGCTAACTTATAAAAAACGAGAACACCATAATTAAAATCGGTTACATAGTTTATTGAACTTAAAACTATAGCATTTTTTGAACAAATGACTTAATGTTAATTTTGCGTTGCTCGTCATTTTTGAGTATACATTGCCACTGAAGTGATATTTTTAAGTATACGGAGGGACGTTCAATGACGTCATCTACGTCAGGACGTACGCCATCGTTCTAACTGACGCTACCAGAAAACATAACCAAGATGGCGGACACTCATGCGAGTCTGGACGCATCTGAGGAGATTTGTAAGTAAATGTTTTTTAAtctgctttttattttatcataaTAACTATATCTTTTAAACATGTTTCATGTTTGGCTTTGCTGTCTTTTTACCGGTATCGATAATGTCGAAAGCTCCACAAGCGTCTCTGCAGTGCTCTGCTTCGCGCGCATTTTTTAACCATTAACCCCACTGCCATATTTAATTTATATGTAACGTTAATATTGTAATCAGTTAGTTGGCGGAACCCAGTCAGCAACATAGTTTTGGCCCAGATCCGATCCATACGGAGCCCGGGAGATGCCACGGAGGAGAAACAAAACATAGGGTgaataaaaaaaagtaaaccGTTTGCACGGATTGCGCACAGTGTTAGCCTAAACTGTGTGTTCATTCACATGATGTTGTAGCAGAAATCTGCTTCAGACAGTCTTTACGCACGGTCACATGGACATAAACAGTCTTATTCTCATACGTAGCTGAAGTCTAGTTGCTGAATTCTGTTGGTTGATCAGGATGTGATGGTAAATCACATATTTCTGAATCAAGAGAAATCTAAAGGGTGAAGCCTCTCGGGGACAAATAAAGatttttgaattgaattgaagcgTGTGCGTCTGCACTCAGCTGTTCGGCTGCCTCTTGCATGTCAGCGAGCACCGAACTTCAGTCTAACAACGTTATTACCGACCTGTGTTTGCTCACGTGTGTCTGAATAAACCTCCCCAACAAAACTGGACATGGTTCTAATGAATGACATTCAGGTAGCAGATTTCTGTTACAACATCATGCGAATGAACACACAGTTTAGGCTAATACTTCGGGATGTGACGCTGTAATGTTAGAGATATTGAGTTTATAAAAGTCCGACGGTCAGACGTTGTCCTGTGAGCAGAAACAGTTCACCTGTAAACTATGATGATTTTGTGGCTATTTGAGCTGCCAGAGAGGAATACACGGGTCATTTGTAACTTGATTAAGTAATCCGTGCGCACggtttaaatttttttcttcaccctgttttttttcctcctccgTGGCACCTCCCGGGCTCCGTAGCGACCTGTTCTGGAAAATGCGAATTTATGCTTGCCTTCAGCTGTTAATGTACTTGCGGCTAGCTGTAACTTTTATCCATTACGTTAAGGATAATGACACAAAGTTAGCAATACATTGGGAAAATAGTTAATAATAAGAGTTGTGAAAACTAGGGATGGTAGAGACACCGGCAAGCTGGCATtaacatttacatatttttggccttGTAGGCTAAAGTGGATGCAGAGTCTGTGAATGTGGTAAGTATCCTTTTTTCGTTTACTTTAGATATTTTTAACAGCTTCACACGTAACCCTGCATTGAATATTTATCTAATTTTGTACAGATCAAGTTAGCAACTGAGTGAAGTAGAATAACGTGTTCAGAGTTTACAAAGCAATGTACAAATTGTACAAAACAATGACTGAAACATGCATTGGCTTTGGCCTCATTGGTCGACTTTGTAGCATTTGCCAGATCTAATATATTATAATCATGAAAACTGAAATGCTGgtattttttgttttcctgtatAGATGTAGAGTCCCTGTTATTGTGACGACCTGATTCAATTCCAGTGGTAAGTTACATAACACAATGTAATGTTAaggctaaatttcttggttttaaaatgaaagTATTCTCTCCAATTgtagggttaaaaaaaaatcaatggagTGGAAGTGCAAGTTGTGTGCTGTCTCCTCAGACACCCGGGCACAGTTATTTCGGCACTACCGTTTAAAGCACAGTCATTACTCACGAGTTAAGCCTTTGCCATGCCTCTATGACTCTTGCATTTGCACATTTCAGTCATTTAATGCACTGAAAATTCATTTGTCACGGAttcacaaagacacacagagaACTCTTGATAGTGAAGGTTCAAAAACAGGATCTTCATTTTTTACCTGTCCCTTGTGTGGCCTCAAAGAACCCTTCTCAGAATCAAACATGTTCTGCCATTTAAGGAGCCACTTGAAGAACCATGAAAATGTGACATGCCCGTTTAAGAACTGTACCTACCACACAAATGTTTATTCATCATTTAATGCTCACAAAAGTAGGAAGCATTCTGGAAGTTTAGACTTTTGTGATCATATTGTATCAATAGAAAATGACAGTTCCCCAGTCACAAGCACTGCAGACCTTAATGCAGATGATCCAGTTCCTTGTTGGATTGCAGACACTTCAACTTCTGTTCCTGAGGCTGAAAGTGTCAACATCGGAGAGTTAAGAGCCCAGTTACACCATAATTTGTCTTCCCTGTTTCTGAAGATGCAAACTGTTCTTCATGTTTCTGACATGGTATGTCAGGAAATAGTTGATCATGTATCTCCTACTGAAGCTGTCTTGAATGATTTGGTAAATGCTGTTAACGACACAAACATTTTTGTCAGTGCCACAGCTAAAGGTGTGGACTTGTCTTCAAATAAACGAAGAAAAACATATTTTGAAAAAACATTTCCTGTGGTAAAGCTAGTGCAGTATGTGTTGGAGCCTGGGCGCACAGTTGTTTATGTCCCAATACTTCAGATGATCCAGGAAATATTCAAACATACTGACATCCTTGACCGAATAAAGGAAACAAAGGCATCACAGGAAGGTCATTATATGAGCCATAAAGATGGCAAGTATTTCCAGGAGAATACTTTGTTGTCATCTTCAGAACTGTCACTGCCATTGATTTTATACATAGATGATCTAGAAATTGCTAATCCACTTGGGACTTCATGTAAGATCCACAAACTCTGTTCAGTCTATTGGATGTTTGCTGATCTGCCATCTAAATATCAATCTGCACTGCATGTGATTCAGCTTGCTGCCCTATGTAAGGTACCAGACCTTCACAGCTGTGGCTATCAAAGAGCACTTTCTCCTTTGTTGCAAGACCTTTGCTGCCTTGAACATGATGGGGTTTTTTTATCGAGTCCCTTGGTCAGTCAGTTCGGGGTACTGTTTCAGTGGTTGTGGCTGACAATCTAGCAGCCCATTCCTTAGCAGGCTTTGTGCAGTCTTTCAGAGCTGGATATGTTTGTAGGTTCTGCAAAGCTACACGAGAAGAGATTCAATCTTCTGCTGTTGGAGATGGTGAATTTACCCCAAGGACAAAAGCCAGCCATGATCATGACCTGCAGGATGTTTTACAAGGGGATGGTCAGAGTCAGTTTGGTGTCTAAAGAGACTGTGTCTTGAAAGAGAGTTTGCAGTGTTTTCACACAATCACTGGTTTCTCGCCTGATGTCCTTCATGATCTTTTTGAAGGCATTGTTCCAGTGGAGTTGGCCCTGTGTATTCAGGAGATGATTAAGCTCAAATATTTTACCCTGGAGTATTTGAACAAGAAAATTGTGACATTCCCATACCAACATGCAGACAAGACTGACAAGCCACATCCCATTCCCAAGAACTTTGCAGGAAAGAAGACCATTGGTGGCAATGGTCACGAAAATCTGATCTAATCGCCATACTGCGAGAGAAAGTAAAGCCAAGACTGGATTTTGAGTTTACCCTGCAGTATGAGGATGCAGATTTTAATGGACAACTGAGCTGTCTGATATTCAAGAGTTACCAGAGAAGGGAACACTCAAAGTTGTTGGATCAGAATCTGATGCCAGCTGACTTGCAAGT
Coding sequences within:
- the LOC125722451 gene encoding uncharacterized protein LOC125722451, translated to MEWKCKLCAVSSDTRAQLFRHYRLKHSHYSRVKPLPCLYDSCICTFQSFNALKIHLSRIHKDTQRTLDSEGSKTGSSFFTCPLCGLKEPFSESNMFCHLRSHLKNHENVTCPFKNCTYHTNVYSSFNAHKSRKHSGSLDFCDHIVSIENDSSPVTSTADLNADDPVPCWIADTSTSVPEAESVNIGELRAQLHHNLSSLFLKMQTVLHVSDMVCQEIVDHVSPTEAVLNDLVNAVNDTNIFVSATAKGVDLSSNKRRKTYFEKTFPVVKLVQYVLEPGRTVVYVPILQMIQEIFKHTDILDRIKETKASQEGHYMSHKDGKYFQENTLLSSSELSLPLILYIDDLEIANPLGTSCKIHKLCSVYWMFADLPSKYQSALHVIQLAALCKVPDLHSCGYQRALSPLLQDLCCLEHDGVFLSSPLVSQFGVLFQWLWLTI